One genomic region from Acidobacteriota bacterium encodes:
- a CDS encoding M1 family aminopeptidase, with protein sequence MIRRVFQRIVLAGLLAACTAAAAAQPQPDVEAGRIDVLNYDIRARIIPDRAALDGTATVRFRVLDDTLSVPFKLNSRLVLTSVRSEEERYNSRFTDFGTDQFMVRGRDPFRGGQEYTLIFEFEGTLENEQFAFLETPERSPAFINRNGAVLLSQGNWFPAHDLPLDTAPVSLRVQVPLGFTVVGPGQLNPIETAGVEEVFTWVSQRPLGEMPVVVARFLRERFDEEPLPLTFFVAEDFELDLKPMVEEIGKVIEFYRQRYGPLGLQRLNLAQAGNVDLAGRGSLGLLLMESDLLRSGDVPRMQLASLLALQWWGYSTELASYQDAWLRDGFATYSALQYVRSQDVEEYKNELAKASVDALKYEDRSPVMEGLSLDPGTAQYQSIVASKGAWVLYMLSQLVGEEEFHDLLSDWFARIKGGKASTADFRRLVEERSGKDYGWFFLQWIEQVGVPEFTVEYTIYKRRDGNYRIEGQVLQDLDLFQMPVDILVETKGQAEEKKLEVKGRRTSFNFMTETLPERLVFDPKGKILLDSESQRLRVHIALGDEFLRQGEFVAAIAEYERAKAEDPRSSLVHHRLGEVYFRQQSYNLAANSFRDALNGDLEPEWVETWTHIYLGKIYDVLGQRQRALAEYQKAVNSGIDYRGAQAEAQKYIKSPYSKPSNFIE encoded by the coding sequence ATGATACGACGCGTTTTTCAGAGGATAGTTTTGGCGGGCCTGTTGGCGGCCTGCACGGCCGCCGCGGCGGCTCAACCGCAGCCCGATGTCGAGGCAGGACGCATCGACGTGCTCAACTACGATATCCGGGCCCGCATCATTCCCGACAGAGCTGCCCTGGACGGCACCGCTACGGTCCGTTTCAGGGTGCTGGACGACACCCTCAGCGTCCCCTTCAAGCTCAACAGCCGGCTGGTGCTCACCAGCGTGCGCTCGGAAGAGGAGCGCTACAACAGCCGCTTCACCGACTTCGGGACCGACCAGTTCATGGTGCGGGGAAGGGACCCCTTCCGCGGCGGACAGGAGTATACCCTCATCTTCGAATTCGAGGGGACCCTCGAGAATGAGCAGTTCGCCTTTCTCGAAACCCCGGAACGCTCTCCCGCCTTCATCAACCGCAACGGCGCCGTCCTGCTCAGTCAGGGGAATTGGTTTCCTGCTCACGACCTGCCATTGGACACTGCGCCCGTTTCCCTCCGCGTCCAGGTTCCCTTGGGCTTTACGGTGGTGGGGCCGGGACAACTGAATCCCATCGAGACCGCCGGAGTGGAAGAGGTCTTCACTTGGGTTTCCCAGCGCCCCCTGGGAGAGATGCCGGTGGTGGTGGCCCGCTTCCTGCGCGAGCGCTTCGATGAGGAACCCTTGCCGCTGACCTTTTTCGTGGCCGAGGACTTCGAACTTGACTTGAAGCCCATGGTCGAGGAGATCGGCAAAGTCATCGAGTTCTACCGGCAACGCTACGGCCCGCTGGGCCTGCAGCGCCTCAACCTTGCCCAGGCGGGCAACGTCGACTTGGCCGGGCGAGGCAGTCTGGGCCTGCTGCTGATGGAAAGCGACTTGCTGCGGTCGGGAGACGTTCCCCGCATGCAACTGGCGTCCCTTCTGGCCCTGCAGTGGTGGGGATACTCGACGGAGTTGGCAAGCTACCAGGACGCCTGGCTTCGAGACGGTTTCGCCACTTATTCGGCTCTTCAGTACGTCCGTTCTCAGGACGTCGAGGAGTACAAGAACGAGTTGGCCAAGGCTTCGGTCGACGCCCTCAAATACGAGGACCGGTCGCCCGTGATGGAAGGATTGTCGCTGGATCCCGGCACGGCTCAGTACCAGTCCATCGTGGCCTCCAAGGGCGCATGGGTGCTCTACATGCTCTCCCAACTGGTGGGCGAGGAGGAATTTCACGACCTGCTGAGCGACTGGTTCGCCCGCATAAAGGGCGGCAAAGCCTCCACCGCCGACTTCCGCAGATTGGTGGAGGAGCGCAGCGGCAAGGACTACGGATGGTTCTTTCTGCAGTGGATCGAACAGGTGGGCGTCCCCGAGTTCACGGTCGAATACACGATCTACAAACGCCGTGACGGAAACTACCGCATCGAAGGACAGGTCTTGCAGGACCTCGACCTGTTTCAGATGCCGGTCGACATCCTGGTCGAGACCAAGGGGCAAGCCGAGGAGAAAAAGCTGGAGGTGAAGGGCCGCCGTACGTCCTTCAATTTCATGACGGAAACTTTGCCCGAGCGCCTGGTCTTCGATCCCAAGGGCAAGATCCTGCTCGATTCCGAATCGCAGCGGCTGCGCGTACACATCGCCCTGGGCGACGAGTTCTTGCGCCAGGGCGAGTTCGTGGCGGCGATTGCCGAATATGAAAGGGCCAAGGCAGAGGATCCGCGAAGCTCTCTGGTCCATCATCGGCTGGGCGAAGTCTACTTCAGGCAGCAGAGCTACAACCTGGCCGCCAATTCCTTCAGGGACGCGCTCAACGGCGATCTGGAGCCGGAATGGGTGGAGACTTGGACCCACATCTATCTGGGCAAGATCTACGACGTCCTGGGCCAGCGCCAGAGGGCCTTGGCCGAATACCAGAAAGCCGTCAACAGCGGAATCGACTATCGGGGCGCCCAAGCTGAAGCCCAGAAGTACATCAAGTCGCCCTACTCCAAGCCCTCCAACTTCATTGAGTAG
- the lpxB gene encoding lipid-A-disaccharide synthase produces the protein MGDNSILIVAGEASGDEHAAGLIKEVKHLYPETRLEWYGSGGREMAGQGVDLMADVRDLAAIGPRAAMAHLPSYWKLYRGLQKRARRQRPKVAILVDFPEFNLLLARRLKKMTIPVCYFISPQIWAWRSSRVKKVRRYVDRMLVILPFEEDFYRRHGVRARYVGNPTAARLGLRPAARPQPGHAPLVALLPGSRTKEVEQILPLQMETARQVVQKAAQAGLAQPRFRLAAAPTIDLAVLRSQVEQWMRGRGVRFEVEFVQDEIRKALAGVDFALVKSGTSTLEAMILQVPFAMLYRMSLTSWLFGRVLVDVDTYCLANIVAGRRIVNEFVQFGARPSAMADHIVEHLADARKAEAMRLRLAEGARRMGQGDAYREAARCLGDWIEKEKEAA, from the coding sequence GTGGGCGACAATTCCATACTGATTGTAGCGGGAGAGGCTTCGGGGGACGAGCATGCGGCGGGCCTGATCAAGGAAGTGAAACATCTTTACCCGGAAACCCGTCTGGAGTGGTACGGCAGCGGGGGCCGGGAAATGGCCGGGCAAGGCGTTGATCTCATGGCTGACGTACGCGACCTGGCCGCCATCGGCCCGAGAGCGGCCATGGCCCATTTGCCCTCTTACTGGAAACTCTACAGGGGGCTGCAGAAACGGGCCCGCAGGCAGCGGCCCAAGGTAGCCATTCTGGTGGATTTTCCCGAGTTCAACCTGCTCTTGGCCCGGCGCTTGAAGAAGATGACGATTCCGGTGTGCTATTTCATCAGTCCCCAGATCTGGGCCTGGAGGTCCTCCAGGGTGAAGAAGGTGCGCCGCTACGTCGACAGGATGCTGGTGATTTTGCCTTTCGAAGAAGACTTCTACCGCCGCCATGGCGTGCGGGCCCGTTACGTGGGAAATCCGACCGCCGCCCGCCTGGGACTGCGGCCGGCTGCCCGGCCCCAGCCGGGACACGCGCCCCTGGTGGCCCTCCTGCCCGGCAGCCGGACAAAAGAGGTGGAGCAGATTCTCCCCCTGCAGATGGAAACAGCCCGGCAAGTGGTGCAGAAGGCGGCTCAGGCAGGTTTGGCTCAGCCCCGCTTCCGCCTGGCGGCCGCCCCTACCATAGACTTGGCCGTCCTCAGATCGCAGGTCGAGCAGTGGATGCGGGGACGAGGTGTGCGGTTCGAGGTGGAATTCGTACAGGACGAGATTCGCAAGGCTCTGGCAGGCGTCGACTTCGCGCTGGTCAAGAGCGGGACCTCGACCTTGGAAGCCATGATTTTGCAAGTGCCCTTCGCCATGCTCTATCGGATGTCGTTGACGAGTTGGCTTTTCGGGCGAGTTTTAGTCGATGTCGATACCTATTGTTTGGCCAACATCGTGGCCGGACGCCGAATCGTGAATGAGTTCGTACAGTTCGGCGCGCGGCCCTCGGCAATGGCCGATCACATCGTCGAGCACTTGGCGGATGCCCGCAAAGCCGAAGCCATGCGGCTGCGTCTGGCCGAAGGGGCCAGACGGATGGGCCAAGGGGATGCCTACCGGGAGGCGGCCCGCTGCTTGGGCGATTGGATAGAAAAAGAGAAAGAGGCCGCGTGA
- a CDS encoding sigma-70 family RNA polymerase sigma factor: MGTYIASVAPMEANLMSRVRNREDGAFHELFHRFQDKIFRTAMRILKEEAAAQDALQETFFNIYRASRSFRGDSKIGTWVNRITVNVCLEMIRKNKKHAQRIDEDISENVFLEDRKIKNPYQKAVQNEARRRVHGALQRLGEKHRTVVDLHDLQGYTIREIASMIDVAEGTVKSRLFYGRQELKKQLTQ; the protein is encoded by the coding sequence ATGGGAACTTATATAGCCAGTGTCGCACCGATGGAAGCTAACCTCATGTCGCGGGTCCGCAATCGTGAGGACGGGGCCTTCCACGAGCTCTTCCATCGCTTTCAAGACAAGATCTTCCGCACGGCCATGCGCATCCTCAAGGAAGAGGCCGCGGCCCAGGATGCCCTGCAGGAGACCTTTTTCAATATATATCGCGCCTCCAGAAGCTTCAGGGGCGATTCCAAGATCGGCACCTGGGTCAACCGCATCACGGTCAACGTGTGCCTGGAGATGATCCGCAAGAACAAGAAGCATGCCCAGCGCATCGACGAGGACATCTCCGAGAACGTGTTCCTGGAAGACCGCAAGATCAAAAATCCCTATCAGAAGGCGGTTCAGAACGAAGCCCGCCGCCGCGTCCACGGGGCCCTTCAGAGATTGGGAGAAAAACACCGCACGGTGGTGGACCTGCACGATTTGCAGGGCTATACGATTCGGGAAATCGCCTCCATGATCGACGTAGCCGAAGGCACCGTGAAGTCACGCTTGTTCTATGGCCGCCAGGAACTCAAGAAGCAGTTGACCCAGTAA
- a CDS encoding sigma-54 dependent transcriptional regulator: MTQATLSLLIVDDEPANLQKLKRTLMKDYQVLQARSGDEALEILKEHAVAGIITDQRMPGLSGVELLRESLKILPDAVRIILTGFTQVDDMMDAINKGHAHRYITKPWEPQELRQVVAQEMERYRLTKENERLNDKLKMANRQLRSENIRLKEEMQALKGSSSLIYESGPMDELIKMLDRVVGTDSTVLIQGETGTGKELLARYIHDHSNRAGKDFVPVNCGAIPADLVESSFFGHKKGAFTGAVEDAKGYFETAHQGTLFLDEIGDASVDLQVKLLRVLQEGEIYPVGSRAPLQVDVRVIGSTNRNLSSMVEKGKFRQDLFFRLNVFSVHVPPLRARPEDVVPLAQHFLERFSAKLNKQVDGFAEEALQVLQDYSWPGNVRELENEVERMVILADAGQPLSASTVSERIRYHTASSSSQGSLKDQVAALERRLILESLKEHKNNKSRAASALGVSRQTIISKLKEYEAR; encoded by the coding sequence ATGACTCAAGCCACTCTATCGCTGCTCATCGTCGACGACGAGCCGGCCAACCTGCAGAAGCTCAAACGCACCCTGATGAAGGACTATCAGGTGCTGCAGGCGCGCTCGGGAGACGAGGCCCTGGAGATCCTCAAAGAGCATGCCGTGGCCGGCATCATCACCGACCAGCGCATGCCGGGACTGAGCGGAGTCGAGTTGCTGCGCGAATCGCTCAAGATCCTGCCCGACGCGGTGCGCATCATCCTGACGGGGTTCACCCAGGTCGACGACATGATGGACGCCATCAACAAGGGGCATGCTCACCGCTATATCACCAAGCCCTGGGAACCTCAGGAACTGCGCCAGGTGGTGGCCCAGGAAATGGAACGCTACCGCCTCACCAAAGAGAATGAGCGGCTCAACGACAAACTGAAGATGGCCAACCGCCAACTGCGCTCCGAGAACATCCGCCTCAAGGAAGAGATGCAGGCCCTCAAGGGATCGTCCTCGCTGATCTACGAAAGCGGTCCCATGGACGAGCTCATCAAGATGTTGGACCGGGTGGTGGGCACGGATTCCACCGTCTTGATCCAGGGCGAAACGGGAACCGGAAAGGAACTGCTGGCCCGCTACATCCACGACCACAGCAACCGGGCCGGCAAGGACTTCGTTCCCGTCAACTGCGGCGCCATCCCCGCCGACCTGGTGGAAAGCTCCTTCTTCGGACACAAGAAGGGCGCCTTTACAGGGGCTGTCGAGGACGCCAAGGGCTATTTCGAGACAGCCCACCAGGGCACCTTGTTCCTGGACGAGATCGGGGACGCCTCCGTGGACCTGCAGGTCAAGCTCCTGCGCGTGCTGCAGGAAGGAGAGATCTACCCTGTGGGCTCGCGGGCCCCCCTGCAGGTCGACGTCCGGGTTATCGGATCGACCAACCGCAATCTCAGCAGCATGGTGGAGAAAGGAAAGTTCCGTCAAGACCTCTTCTTCCGCCTCAATGTCTTCTCGGTCCACGTCCCTCCTCTCAGAGCCCGTCCCGAAGACGTCGTTCCCCTGGCTCAGCACTTCCTGGAGCGCTTCTCGGCCAAGCTCAACAAGCAGGTGGACGGATTCGCGGAGGAGGCCCTGCAGGTGCTGCAAGACTATTCCTGGCCGGGCAACGTCAGGGAGCTGGAAAACGAGGTCGAACGCATGGTGATCTTGGCCGACGCCGGCCAGCCCCTTTCGGCATCCACCGTTTCCGAGCGCATCCGCTACCACACGGCCTCTTCTTCCTCTCAAGGCTCTCTCAAGGACCAGGTGGCGGCCCTGGAGCGCCGTCTCATACTGGAATCGCTCAAAGAGCACAAGAACAACAAGTCGCGCGCCGCAAGCGCTCTCGGCGTCAGCCGCCAGACCATCATTTCGAAACTCAAGGAATACGAAGCCCGATAA
- a CDS encoding ATP-binding protein, producing the protein MSFIRSIKAKLLLRVLPLCLGPLLVISVYSYYLAKDQITEDRVKLYLEEIAQGVADSIHRMLLETYEDVLALSFHQEFRGVLRGQPDQAEAQRLLDSMVLIYKIFDLIILYDEEGRIVLVSQVDRRKLSEIPEELSLPLDKVQALRGRSLAQYQGGEWLRRVLDLQYFAFLDWHSSALVQRVYPYDDEDIALQYNLGFASPVVDLETGESLGGVLALMNWQFVQSDILDDIERRLDTQDLQTGYAFMFGRDSDTIIGHKYRANRRHRSGQGQMVEQSPNNYGKRLVEDLGLHDLQAAVARRDASFQYQYPVGTDKISGLAEVDAENRLADIFGERLGWVCGVGIDNDEIFGTVYDLRKAIIFVALFSAVLVVFLVFSTAESISVPLRELRIGAARISGGDFSERVSAKGADEIAELASTFNEMAASLEERSRALLELNRNLEEKVQERTRELEERNTEVKKAYRELQETQVQLIQSEKMASLGQLVAGIAHEIKNPLNFIYGNTDFLKQYVGDLKRLIGQLEEILPDSEEAQTRVDALKDQINYQFLSEDLDTLIANFEEGAKRIHAIIGDLRTFSRLDTDQLRSVDIREPIDLALNLLRNQYRDRIRIHKEFADLPLVECDPGKISQVVMNLLVNACHAIPEQGDIWVRTARRDGSALIEIEDNGKGIDQEHLNKVFEPFFTTKPVGKGTGLGLSISYGIIQQHKGKIEVESRPGKGTRFRVELPFKS; encoded by the coding sequence ATGTCTTTCATCCGCAGCATCAAGGCCAAACTGCTCCTTCGGGTGCTGCCCTTGTGCCTGGGTCCTCTGCTGGTGATCTCCGTCTATTCCTACTATTTGGCCAAGGACCAGATCACCGAAGACCGGGTCAAGCTTTACCTGGAAGAGATTGCCCAGGGCGTGGCCGACAGCATTCATCGCATGCTGCTCGAAACCTACGAGGACGTGCTGGCTCTCAGCTTTCACCAGGAATTCCGGGGAGTGCTGCGGGGCCAGCCGGACCAGGCCGAGGCTCAGCGCCTTCTCGATTCCATGGTGCTCATCTACAAGATCTTCGACCTCATCATCCTCTACGACGAAGAAGGCCGCATCGTGCTGGTCAGCCAGGTCGACCGGCGCAAGCTCTCGGAAATCCCCGAAGAGCTGTCGCTGCCCCTGGACAAGGTCCAGGCCCTGAGAGGACGCAGTCTTGCCCAGTACCAGGGGGGCGAGTGGCTGCGCCGGGTCCTCGACCTGCAGTACTTCGCCTTTCTCGACTGGCACTCCTCAGCCCTGGTGCAAAGGGTCTATCCCTATGATGATGAAGACATCGCGCTGCAATACAACCTGGGCTTCGCCTCGCCTGTCGTCGACTTGGAAACGGGCGAGTCCCTGGGGGGCGTGCTGGCTCTGATGAACTGGCAGTTCGTCCAGTCCGACATCCTCGACGACATCGAACGCCGCCTGGACACTCAAGACCTGCAGACCGGATACGCTTTCATGTTCGGACGCGATTCCGACACCATCATCGGTCATAAGTACCGGGCCAACCGCCGCCACCGGAGCGGTCAGGGACAGATGGTCGAGCAGTCCCCCAACAACTATGGAAAACGGCTGGTGGAAGACCTGGGCCTCCATGACCTGCAAGCGGCCGTGGCCCGCCGCGACGCGTCCTTTCAGTACCAGTATCCGGTGGGAACCGACAAGATATCTGGCCTGGCCGAAGTCGATGCCGAGAACCGCCTGGCCGACATCTTCGGAGAGCGCTTGGGCTGGGTGTGCGGAGTCGGTATCGACAACGACGAGATTTTCGGCACCGTCTACGACCTGCGCAAGGCCATTATCTTCGTGGCTCTTTTCTCGGCCGTGCTGGTGGTTTTCCTGGTCTTCTCCACCGCCGAGAGCATCAGTGTGCCCTTGCGCGAGCTGCGCATCGGGGCGGCCCGCATCTCCGGAGGCGACTTCAGCGAGAGAGTTTCGGCCAAGGGCGCCGACGAGATCGCCGAACTGGCCTCCACCTTTAACGAAATGGCGGCCTCATTGGAGGAACGCAGCCGGGCTTTGCTGGAACTCAACCGCAACCTGGAGGAAAAAGTCCAGGAGCGCACCCGCGAACTGGAAGAGCGCAACACCGAGGTCAAGAAGGCCTACCGCGAACTGCAGGAAACCCAGGTGCAGTTGATCCAGAGCGAGAAGATGGCCTCCCTGGGGCAGTTGGTGGCGGGGATCGCCCACGAAATCAAGAATCCGCTCAATTTCATCTACGGCAATACGGACTTCCTCAAGCAGTATGTCGGCGACCTCAAGCGACTGATCGGACAGCTTGAAGAAATCCTGCCCGATTCGGAGGAGGCGCAGACCCGGGTGGATGCCCTCAAAGACCAGATCAACTACCAGTTCCTCAGCGAAGACCTGGATACTCTGATCGCCAATTTCGAGGAAGGCGCCAAGCGCATCCACGCCATCATCGGCGATTTGCGCACCTTCTCGCGCCTGGACACCGACCAATTGAGGTCGGTGGACATCCGCGAACCCATCGATCTGGCCCTCAACCTGCTGCGCAACCAATATCGCGACCGCATCCGCATCCACAAGGAATTCGCCGATCTTCCTCTGGTGGAATGCGACCCCGGCAAGATCAGCCAGGTGGTCATGAACCTCTTGGTCAACGCCTGCCACGCCATCCCCGAGCAGGGCGACATCTGGGTGCGCACGGCCCGTCGCGACGGCTCGGCACTGATCGAAATCGAAGACAACGGGAAAGGGATCGATCAGGAGCACCTCAACAAGGTTTTCGAACCCTTTTTCACCACCAAGCCGGTGGGCAAAGGGACCGGACTGGGATTGAGCATCAGCTACGGAATCATTCAGCAACACAAAGGAAAGATCGAGGTCGAGAGCCGGCCCGGAAAGGGCACTCGCTTCCGCGTCGAACTGCCCTTCAAGTCATGA
- the glnA gene encoding type I glutamate--ammonia ligase produces the protein MNRNEVLKICREESVRFMRLQFTDILGCNKNVEVPEGQFEKALDGQIMFDGSSIEGFSRIEESDMLLSPDPNTFRLFPWEQVRRGKVARLICDVCHPDGSVFEGCPRSRLKDVIAEARRQGFVLRAGSEVEFFLFQRNERGEPTTRTHDAGGYFDLTPVDRGEEARRDIVNTLEAMGFEVEAAHHEVAPGQHEIDFRHEEALAAADNIATFRLVVRKVAQDHGLHATFMPKPIREASGSGMHLHQSLQRDGANAFFDPASQNGLSEVALGFIASQLRHARGLCAVTNPLVNSYKRLVRGYEAPTSVAWSERNRSPLIRIPARRGEGTRCEYRCPDPSCNPYLVLAALLKVGLEGIAEGLKPPPPVNKNIYKMSVRERRKHKIEDLPRNLDEALTYLKRDKLVQSALGTHIYKNYREAKKLEWRRYCEQVHPWEVETYLGLY, from the coding sequence ATGAACCGCAACGAAGTCCTCAAGATCTGCCGCGAAGAGTCAGTGCGCTTCATGCGTCTGCAGTTCACCGACATCCTGGGCTGCAACAAGAACGTCGAGGTGCCCGAAGGGCAATTCGAGAAAGCGCTGGACGGGCAGATCATGTTCGACGGTTCCTCCATCGAGGGATTCTCGCGCATCGAAGAGTCGGACATGCTGCTCTCTCCCGATCCCAACACCTTCCGCCTCTTTCCCTGGGAACAGGTCCGGCGCGGCAAAGTGGCTCGCCTGATCTGCGACGTCTGCCATCCCGACGGGTCGGTCTTCGAAGGCTGTCCCCGCAGCCGCCTCAAAGACGTCATCGCCGAAGCCAGACGGCAGGGCTTCGTGCTGCGGGCCGGATCGGAGGTGGAGTTCTTTCTCTTTCAGCGCAACGAAAGGGGCGAGCCCACCACCCGCACCCACGATGCCGGAGGCTATTTCGATCTGACTCCGGTCGACCGCGGCGAAGAAGCTCGACGGGATATCGTCAACACCCTCGAGGCCATGGGCTTCGAAGTCGAAGCGGCCCATCACGAAGTGGCGCCGGGCCAGCACGAGATCGACTTTCGCCACGAAGAAGCCCTGGCGGCCGCCGACAACATCGCCACCTTCCGTCTGGTGGTGCGCAAAGTGGCCCAAGACCATGGGCTGCACGCCACCTTCATGCCCAAGCCCATCCGCGAGGCGAGCGGATCGGGCATGCACCTTCATCAATCGCTGCAGCGCGACGGGGCCAACGCTTTTTTTGATCCGGCTTCCCAGAACGGCCTCAGCGAGGTGGCCCTGGGATTTATCGCCTCTCAGTTGCGTCACGCCCGCGGACTGTGCGCCGTTACCAATCCCCTGGTCAACTCCTACAAGCGTCTGGTGCGAGGATATGAAGCCCCCACCAGCGTGGCCTGGTCGGAACGCAACCGCAGTCCCCTGATCCGCATTCCCGCCCGCCGGGGAGAGGGAACCCGATGCGAATACCGCTGTCCCGACCCCTCCTGCAATCCCTACCTGGTGCTGGCCGCGCTGCTCAAAGTGGGCCTGGAAGGCATCGCCGAGGGACTCAAGCCCCCTCCCCCCGTCAACAAGAACATCTACAAGATGAGCGTGCGCGAACGCCGCAAGCACAAGATCGAAGACCTTCCCCGCAACCTGGACGAGGCCCTCACCTACCTGAAACGCGACAAGCTGGTGCAAAGCGCCCTGGGCACCCATATCTATAAGAACTATCGGGAAGCCAAAAAGCTGGAATGGCGCCGCTACTGCGAACAGGTCCACCCCTGGGAAGTCGAAACCTACCTGGGACTCTACTGA
- a CDS encoding hydantoinase B/oxoprolinase family protein, translating into MSDEMNPIQLEIYRNLFFSIAEEMGTVLRRTAYSPNIKERRDYSCAVFEESGAVVAMGDHMPVHLGSMPLSVAAAIDHEPLYPGDIVILNDPFSGGTHLPDITMVMPVYQPSAQSRKPLFYLASRAHHSDVGGMSPGSMPLSREIFQEGIVIPPLKLYREGRLNREILRLLLHNVRTPLEREGDLAAQAGALRVGEKRLLELVERRGRREVSEYVTHLQAYSERMVRQVIAGIKNGIYEAEDMLDDGGSGKSGSRPVKLRVAVTVGDDDLKVDFSGTESQVRGPLNAVRAIALSAVYYVVRCLTPPHVPSTAGLMKPVEVLSPSGTVVNAEFPCATAGGNVETSQRIVDVVLKALAQALPERIPAASSGTMNNLALGGIDPRNQQPFSYYETIAGGMGASPRGEGDSGVHTHMTNSLNTPVEALETAFPLRVREYRLRQGSGGRGQHLGGDGIVRSFEALSEIEVTVLSERRRFAPYGLSGGRAGKKGMNFAVLKGRRKKLPGKVSLRLAKGDVLTIETPGGGGWGSPRGRPSRGPQKPPAKARKGPSSRHKDNRGGSKEKGGKPAAKDAEKRPPSKKRGSEEKGASKRGTGRQSSQNNNRRGGGKGSSRPRQERKNNASRHQSRKDSSPGKAAQDSGSKPAADKKKSS; encoded by the coding sequence ATGTCCGACGAGATGAATCCGATCCAGCTTGAAATCTATCGCAATCTCTTTTTCTCCATCGCCGAAGAAATGGGCACTGTTCTCAGACGAACGGCCTATTCCCCCAACATCAAGGAGCGGCGCGACTATTCTTGCGCCGTCTTTGAGGAGAGCGGCGCAGTGGTAGCCATGGGCGATCACATGCCCGTCCACCTGGGATCGATGCCCCTTTCGGTGGCTGCGGCTATCGACCATGAGCCTCTCTATCCCGGCGACATCGTCATCCTTAACGATCCCTTCTCGGGCGGCACTCACTTGCCCGACATCACCATGGTCATGCCGGTCTACCAGCCGTCCGCCCAATCCAGAAAGCCTCTCTTCTATCTCGCTTCCCGGGCTCACCACTCGGATGTGGGCGGCATGAGCCCCGGATCGATGCCTCTCAGCCGCGAGATCTTCCAAGAAGGTATCGTCATTCCTCCGTTGAAGCTTTACCGCGAGGGCAGGCTTAACCGCGAGATTCTTCGTCTGCTGCTGCACAACGTAAGGACTCCGCTGGAGCGGGAAGGCGACCTGGCCGCCCAAGCCGGAGCCCTGCGGGTTGGCGAGAAGCGGTTGCTGGAGTTGGTGGAACGGCGGGGACGCCGCGAAGTTTCCGAATATGTCACCCATCTGCAGGCCTATTCCGAGCGCATGGTGCGACAAGTGATAGCGGGCATCAAGAACGGGATTTACGAAGCTGAAGACATGCTTGACGACGGAGGAAGCGGCAAGAGCGGCTCGCGGCCCGTCAAGCTGCGGGTGGCCGTCACGGTGGGGGACGATGACCTCAAGGTAGACTTCAGCGGCACCGAGTCGCAGGTGCGGGGCCCGCTCAACGCTGTTCGCGCCATCGCCCTTTCGGCCGTCTATTACGTGGTGCGCTGCCTGACCCCTCCGCATGTTCCCTCCACGGCCGGGCTGATGAAGCCGGTCGAAGTCCTCTCGCCCTCGGGAACGGTGGTCAACGCCGAGTTTCCCTGCGCTACCGCGGGTGGCAACGTAGAGACCTCTCAACGCATCGTCGACGTGGTTCTGAAGGCTCTGGCACAGGCCCTGCCCGAACGCATCCCGGCCGCTTCTTCGGGCACCATGAACAACCTTGCTTTGGGGGGAATCGACCCCCGAAACCAACAGCCTTTTTCCTACTACGAGACCATCGCCGGAGGCATGGGCGCTTCGCCTCGGGGGGAAGGGGATAGCGGCGTCCATACCCACATGACCAATTCCCTCAATACGCCTGTCGAAGCGCTGGAGACGGCCTTTCCGCTGAGGGTGCGCGAGTACCGCCTGCGGCAAGGTTCAGGCGGACGCGGGCAGCACCTGGGGGGAGACGGCATCGTCCGCAGTTTCGAGGCTTTGAGCGAAATCGAGGTCACCGTATTGTCCGAGCGCCGCCGCTTCGCTCCCTATGGGCTTTCAGGCGGAAGAGCCGGCAAGAAAGGCATGAATTTCGCAGTTCTCAAAGGACGGCGCAAGAAACTGCCGGGCAAGGTCTCCCTGCGCCTCGCCAAGGGAGACGTGCTGACCATCGAAACCCCCGGCGGCGGAGGCTGGGGCAGTCCCAGGGGAAGACCGTCGAGAGGTCCGCAAAAGCCCCCGGCCAAGGCCCGCAAGGGCCCCTCGAGCCGACACAAAGACAACCGCGGAGGCAGCAAGGAGAAGGGCGGCAAGCCTGCTGCCAAGGACGCCGAAAAGCGCCCCCCGTCCAAGAAGCGGGGATCGGAAGAGAAGGGGGCCTCCAAGCGGGGGACCGGTCGCCAGAGTTCCCAGAACAACAACCGCCGCGGAGGCGGCAAAGGCTCTTCCCGTCCCCGCCAAGAGCGAAAGAACAATGCTTCGCGCCACCAGAGCCGCAAGGATTCTTCCCCGGGCAAGGCGGCCCAGGACTCCGGTTCCAAACCGGCGGCTGATAAGAAGAAGAGTTCCTGA